The sequence CGCACCGGCTCGCTGAACGTGACGGTGATGCCCGACGCATCCAGCACACCGCCCGCAGGCGGGTCCTGGAGGGAGATGCCCGGAGCGGTCACATCGGGAGTTGGCTCGGCACTCGGGCTCGCGGTCGGCTCGACCGACGGGCTCGCGGCCGGGCTGGGCGTCGGCGCCAGGCTGCAGGACGTGCCGGCGATCACGAGAAGCAGGCTGGCGGCAGCGAGCGGGAGCTTGGACATCAGGCGCCAATTGTGGGACATCGTGGCCGAGGCGGACCGAGCCATGAGCGGCGTGGTGAACGAAAGACCTAGCCGCTGTATGACAAATGGAGCCTCGGCGCCGCTCGTGATTTGGTATCCTCCTCGGCCGGGGGCGCATCACGATTGGGCACGAGGCGAGAGCGTCCAGTCGCCGGCAGGGGGCCGGGGGCGCAGCGGAGCTGTCATACGCGGGAGTCTCGCTCGGCGCGTAAGCGCGCCACGTCGGACCATGCGTACCGAGGGGCGGGCGTTCTCCGCGCGATCTTCCTGACCCTGATCGGGTTTGCGGTGCTCGCGGCGGCTTTGGCCTCCGCGCCCCGTGTAGATGCCGCCACCAGGACCTGGGACGGCGGTGGCGCCGACAACAACTGGTCGACTCCTGCCAATTGGTCAGCTGACACCCTGCCGGTACCTGGGGACACGGTCACCTTCAACGGCACGAGCACCAAGAACGCCATCGTCGATGTGGCGGTCACCGTCGCTATCTTCCAGGTGAATGCTGGCTACACCGGCACGGTGACGCAGAGCAATACGCTCACCCTCACGACCTCGTACACCCAGTCCGCTGGCACATTCATCGGCGGTGGCGCGGCCATCACCGTCAGCGGTGGTTTCACCGTGAATGCCGGTGGAGCCTTCACCAGCACAACCGGAACCTTGACGGTGAACGGCGCGGTCACGCTGGCCGCCGGTGTCTTCACCCATAACGGTGGGAGCGTGGTCTTCTCGACCAGCAACGTCACATTGAACCTGGGCGGGGCTGCCACCTTCAACAACGTCCAGTTCCTGTCCGGCACCAAGACGATCAGCGCTGGCAACACCCTGTCCGTGGTCGGTGCGCTGACCTTGACTGGAGGGTCGGTGAACACCGGCACGCTGGCGGCCCAGGGGGACATCAGCTCCGCCAGTGGCTTCACCGGCGGCGGCACCGCCACGCTGCTGATCAACGGCGCCGGGGCGCAGCTGTGGACCGGCGCAGCGAGCGCCACCAGCAACCTGCCGATCGTCGACATCGACAAGCCGTCAGGCACGCTGACGATGACCGGCACGTTCCGGACCACGCGAAACTGGACGTGGACGTCCGGCGCCGTGGCCGCCTCCGGCAGCACCGTCACGTTCGCGGGCACCCTGACGGTGAGCGGCTCCCACACCCTCGACGCCGTCGAGATCAGGGGCACGGTCACCATCGCGGCCGGCACCACCCTGACCGCCACCGGCGCGCTNNNNNNNNNNNNNNNNNNNNNNNNNNNNNNNNNNNNNNNNNNNNNNNNNNNNNNNNNNNNNNNNNNNNNNNNNNNNNNNNNNNNNNNNNNNNNNNNNNNNTGGCTTCACCGGCGGCGGCACCGCCACGCTGCTGATCAACGGCGCCGGGGCGCAGACCATCACCGGCTTCCACACCACCGCCACCGGCTCCCTGCCCAACCTCAACATCGACAAGCCGTCAGGCACGCTGACCATCGCCGGCACCCTGCGCACCGCCCGCAACTGGACCTACACCAGCGGCGGGCTGAGCGCTACCGGCAGCACTGTGATCTTCAACGGCACCCTGACGGTGAGCGGCTCCCACACCCTCGACGCCGTCGAGCTCCATGCCGGCAACGTGACGGTTGCGCCCGGCGACTCACTGAGCGTCGGCGGGCTTTTGACGCTGACCGATGGCAATCTCAACGGCGGCACGATCGAGGCGCTGGGTGACATCTCGCTGCTGGCCGGATTCGACGGCGAGACCGGCACCATCCTGGTCGCCGGGAGCGGGAACCAGGCCCTGACCGGCTCAGCCAACACCACCTCCAGCGACGTCGCCAGCATCGTCATCGACAAGCCGTCGGGGATCCTCTACCTAGTCGGCACGATCCGGATGACGACGGCGTCGTGGACCTGGCTGAGCGGCGCGGTGGATCCGGGCACCAGCACGCTCTACTTCGACACTGCGGTCACCATCAACGGCACTCACAGTCTCTACAACGTATACCTCAGCGGCGGGACACACACCGTGGCGAGCGGCGACATCTTGACGGTCCTCGGGACGCTGACCCTCGACAACGGGACCATCGACGGCGGCACGATTGCCGGAGCCGGGCCGATCAGCCAGGTCTCCACCTTCGACGGCGGCACCGGTCTGCTCGCCGTCACCGGCAGCGCAGACCACACCTTCAACGGATCCGCCACATTCACTGCCGGGGACCTCCCGGATCTCCAGATCGCCACATCGGGCGGCACGCTCACCCTGACCGGGACCATTCGAACCACGCACGACTGGACGCATTCGGCCGGAACCGTAGACCCGGGCGCCGGCACCGTCGTCTTCGCGGGGACCCTGACGATCGACGCGGGAGGCATGGGCTTCAACGACGTCCTGCTGAATTCGGGCACGACCACCCTGGCTGCCAACCTGACCGTTGCCGGCGACCTCACGGTGGCCGCGGGCACCCTGGCGATCGGCTCCAATACCGTGTTTGTGGCGGGCGACGTGACAGTCAACGCCGGGCTGACGGTCTCGACCGGCACGCTCGAGATGAACGGTCTGACGGGCCAGATCCTTGGCGGCGCGACAGCCATCGGGCTGTACAACCTCACCATCGCCGATCCGGCGGGGGTCACCCAGACCACCACCGTATCGGCGGCCGGCACTCTCGACCTCGGCGGCCCTCTCGACTTCAGCGGCGAGAGCCTGAGCATCACGAATGCGATCACGGGCGTGCCGAACGACCTGACCGCCGACGCCACCTCGAGCCTGATCATCAACGGCAGCGGGTCGGGGATCGTCATCCCTACCAGCCTGACGGCCCTCCTGAACCTGGCCATCTCGAACGCCAATGGCGCGGCGCTCGCCGGCCCGCTGACCGTGGACGGAACCGTCTCGCTGGCCGGCGGGAACCTGGATGCCGGCAGCGACGTGCTCAGCATCGGTCTCGCCGGCACCGTCAACCGAACCTCAGGCCACGTGATCGGGCCCCTGCAGAAGTGGGTGGCGGCCGGATCGGGCGTGACCTTGACGTACGAGATCGGCGATGCGACTACCTATGCGCCGGTGGCCCTGATCTTCGGCACGGTGGGCATCACCGGCCGGCTGACCGCGTTCACCACCCCCGGTGAGCACCCCAGCATCGGGACCTCGCCGGTCTTTGCCCCCCAGGATGTAAACCGATGGTGGACGCTCACCAACGCCGGCGTCGCGTTCACGACCCTCGACGTGGTCTTCACCTTTGCGCCGACCGATGTCGACCCCGGCGCGCAGACCAGCCAGTTCATCGTCGCCAAGTGGGATGGCGCCTGGACGACGCCCGCCTCCGGCACAAACACCGCCACCACGATCGCGGCGTTTGGCATGACCTCGCTCAGCGAGTTCGCGATCGGCGAAGCGGCGGCCGATCTCCTGGTCAGCAAAGCCGGGCCGGCGCTCGTCACGGCCGGCTACCCAGCAGGCTTCGACTACACCCTCACCGTTCATAACTCCGGCCCGTCCGACAATACCGGCGGCTTTTCAGTCACCGATCTGCTGCCAGCGGGGCTGACCTTCCAGTCGCTCGGCAGCGACGGTCGCTGCGTGGCGATCGGTCAGAACGTGACCTGCACAAACGCCTCAGGGCTCACCGACGACGCAAACGATGCCTTCGTCATCCACGTCACACTGGACTCGAGCGTCGCCGCAGGGACGATCCTGGCCAACTCCGCAGCGGTCACATCGGCCAACGACCCAGACGGCAGCAACGATGCGAGCAACGTGGTGAGCACAACGGTGACCACCCTCGCCGACATCGCAGACCTTGCGATCGACAGCCCAGATCCAGTGGCCGCCGGTGGCACGCTGATCTACACCATCACGGTCACCAACCTCGGCCCGTCCGACGCCGTAGGCGTGACGCTCACCGACGTCCTCGACACATCTCTCTTGGGAGCGACCTACTGCCTGGACTTCGGGTCCGGCTGCGGTTCCTCGAGTCCCTGGACCGGCCCGGTAAACCTGGGGACGCTCCAGGCCGGGGCGTCGGTCGACGTCGTGATCTCGGCCACGGTCGACCCGACGACGCCGGACGGCACCATCATCCCGAACGCCGCCAGCGTGGGCGCGACAACACCGGACCCGAATAGCCTCAACAATGCGAGCTCCACCACGACCCGCGTGGTGGTGAGCGGATTGCGTTCGACGAGCCCGCCACCATCACCAACCGGCTCGTTGGCAGACACGGGCAGATCGACGTGGGCCGGTGAGGTCTCGCCGCTCATGCTGCTCGCCGTCTTCGCGGCCTGGATCGTGCTCCTTGGGGCGCTCGCCGCCGAGGGTGCCTGGCGCCGCCGCCCCAACAGCTAAGCTGGATCCCCGGTCGGCTAGCCTAGGCCTCCCATGACCCCCGATGCGCGCCTCCTGTTCGCCACGCGGATCGCCCGCATGTTCGGGTACGGCCTGCTCTCCGTCGTGCTGGTCCTGTACCTCGTGGCGCTGGGCGTGGACGGCGTCATGGTCGGGCTGATCCTTACGCTCACCCTGCTCGGCGACGCGGCCATCAGCCTCTGGCTGACGACCCATGCTGATCGGCTCGGACGCAGGCGAATCCTGGCAGCCGGTGCAGGCCTGATGCTCCTGGCAGGGATCGTCTTCGCCATTGCCCACGATCCGTGGATCCTGTTGGTAGCCGCCACGATCGGGGTCATCAGCCCCAGCGGCAACGAGGTCGGGCCGTTCCTGGCGGTCGAGCAGGCATCGCTCTCCCAGACGCTGCCCGACCGCGAGCGGACCCGCGTCTTCGGGTGGTACAACCTGGTCGGCTCCCTGGCGACCGCCAGCGGCGCCCTGGCGGCAGGACTCATCGCGCAGACCATCCAGGGATCGGGCGCCTCCGAGATCGACTCCTATCGGGCGATCGTGATCGCCTACGGGCTGATCGGGATCGTGTTGGCGGCCCTCTTCTGGCGCCTCTCGCCGGCGGTCGAGGTGCCGAGCGCGCAGCGTACATCGGTCGCTACTCGACTGGGGCTGCATCGGTCGCGCGGCATTGTCATCCGTCTCGCCGCCCTCTTCTCACTCGACGCCTTTGCCGGCGGCTTCGTGATGCAGAGCCTGATCGCCTACTGGTTCCAGCAGCGCTTCGACGCCGATCCGGCCACCCTCGGCGCCATCTTCTTCGGGGCCAACATCCTGGCTGGGTTTTCGGCGCTGGCTGCCGCGCGGCTGGCCGCGCGCATCGGGCTCATCAACACCATGGTCTTCACCCACCTGCCGTCGAACGTGCTGCTGATCCTGGTGCCGCTGATGCCCACCCTGCCACTGGCGGTGGGCGTCCTCCTCGCCCGCTTCGCGATCAGCCAGATGGATGTTCCGACCCGCCAGTCCTACACGATCTCGGTGGTGGAGCCTGATGAGCGTTCGGCCGCGGCCGGCGTGACCGGTATCGCGCGCAGCCTCGGCGCGGCCGTCTCGCCCTCGCTCGCCACGCCACTGCTCCAGAGCGTCCCGTTGGCGGGGCTGCCATTCATCATCGGCGGCGGCCTGAA is a genomic window of Chloroflexota bacterium containing:
- a CDS encoding DUF11 domain-containing protein, with amino-acid sequence GFTGGGTATLLINGAGAQTITGFHTTATGSLPNLNIDKPSGTLTIAGTLRTARNWTYTSGGLSATGSTVIFNGTLTVSGSHTLDAVELHAGNVTVAPGDSLSVGGLLTLTDGNLNGGTIEALGDISLLAGFDGETGTILVAGSGNQALTGSANTTSSDVASIVIDKPSGILYLVGTIRMTTASWTWLSGAVDPGTSTLYFDTAVTINGTHSLYNVYLSGGTHTVASGDILTVLGTLTLDNGTIDGGTIAGAGPISQVSTFDGGTGLLAVTGSADHTFNGSATFTAGDLPDLQIATSGGTLTLTGTIRTTHDWTHSAGTVDPGAGTVVFAGTLTIDAGGMGFNDVLLNSGTTTLAANLTVAGDLTVAAGTLAIGSNTVFVAGDVTVNAGLTVSTGTLEMNGLTGQILGGATAIGLYNLTIADPAGVTQTTTVSAAGTLDLGGPLDFSGESLSITNAITGVPNDLTADATSSLIINGSGSGIVIPTSLTALLNLAISNANGAALAGPLTVDGTVSLAGGNLDAGSDVLSIGLAGTVNRTSGHVIGPLQKWVAAGSGVTLTYEIGDATTYAPVALIFGTVGITGRLTAFTTPGEHPSIGTSPVFAPQDVNRWWTLTNAGVAFTTLDVVFTFAPTDVDPGAQTSQFIVAKWDGAWTTPASGTNTATTIAAFGMTSLSEFAIGEAAADLLVSKAGPALVTAGYPAGFDYTLTVHNSGPSDNTGGFSVTDLLPAGLTFQSLGSDGRCVAIGQNVTCTNASGLTDDANDAFVIHVTLDSSVAAGTILANSAAVTSANDPDGSNDASNVVSTTVTTLADIADLAIDSPDPVAAGGTLIYTITVTNLGPSDAVGVTLTDVLDTSLLGATYCLDFGSGCGSSSPWTGPVNLGTLQAGASVDVVISATVDPTTPDGTIIPNAASVGATTPDPNSLNNASSTTTRVVVSGLRSTSPPPSPTGSLADTGRSTWAGEVSPLMLLAVFAAWIVLLGALAAEGAWRRRPNS
- a CDS encoding MFS transporter codes for the protein MTPDARLLFATRIARMFGYGLLSVVLVLYLVALGVDGVMVGLILTLTLLGDAAISLWLTTHADRLGRRRILAAGAGLMLLAGIVFAIAHDPWILLVAATIGVISPSGNEVGPFLAVEQASLSQTLPDRERTRVFGWYNLVGSLATASGALAAGLIAQTIQGSGASEIDSYRAIVIAYGLIGIVLAALFWRLSPAVEVPSAQRTSVATRLGLHRSRGIVIRLAALFSLDAFAGGFVMQSLIAYWFQQRFDADPATLGAIFFGANILAGFSALAAARLAARIGLINTMVFTHLPSNVLLILVPLMPTLPLAVGVLLARFAISQMDVPTRQSYTISVVEPDERSAAAGVTGIARSLGAAVSPSLATPLLQSVPLAGLPFIIGGGLKILYDLLVLRAFSAVRPPEERS